The following coding sequences are from one Lysinibacillus sp. FSL W8-0992 window:
- a CDS encoding S-layer homology domain-containing protein, which produces MANQPKKYQKFVATAATATLVASAIVPVASAAGFSDVAGNDHEVAINALADAGIINGYADGSFKPNQTINRGQVVKLLGRYLEAQGQEIPADWNTKQHFNDLPTTAEAELVKYAALAKDAGVFNGSNGNLNAAQTMQRQQMAVVLVRAIKEIAGVDLVADYKKAGFVTEISDLEKAYSAEQRNAIVALEYAGITNVSNFNPGNSVTRGQFASFLYRTIENVINTPEAGVAAVKAINNTTVEVTFDEEVDNVQALNFLISDLEVKNAAVKQTNKKVVVLTTAAQTADKEYTVSLGEDKIGTFKGIAAVIPTKVDLVEKSVQGKLGQQVTVKAQVTVAEGQTKAGIPVTFFIPGSANGVKTPVTVEALTNDEGIASYTYTRYAATNDTVTVYANGDRSKFSTGYVFWAVDTTLEITEVTTGSTINNGANKTYKVTYKHPETGKPVSGKVLNVSVKENIDVTVDKLQNVTVNGLAVVQTSDNNTRAAQITTDSKGEATFTVSGSNAEVTPVVFEATPVTVTNANGTVTTTGYTQKYTADTLQASAAKVTFGAVQAAYSLELTRDGGEVSATGVLNGRKYNLVVKDKDGKLAANEIVNIAFNEDLDGVISTVTSAQFVKIENGKQVGYGGKKITVKTNAKGEASFVISSDAVNSYATPIAWIDINNQSGKDANLDKGEPSAIAPISYFQAPYLDGSKLVSYKGNTTTETDKFAGGDTATFKVQLTNQSGKVVPNSGYTTKDVTYTVYNTGANNLKVGDVEIAPNRVYTVVAPTGEIAVTSVDGKTSSVKVLATGVAKEVNGNKEFAFTSKEATATFTSTSEITNLFTGDIHSFDTDKETVVFTDGSILKNAVKYAGETDKTYVYRNVNGAPISKNQFVNILKEAITGVKVTYEVKDNTVSFFVLSINAGGTKPIDTVGGNANNVAAVNTAKGKVTVAPSLATVAATDTAEYKLTAVKEYVTKEVNDSSINVAVVETSITGTYTVTLSKGSSTATVSVTPQFGQKLTADFITSTIAVNGHNLDLGIVSTLAGFTIANVRPSIDDALDITTEYNNTLITVSKALGGTGENKATEEPANIKNRTLKIHFEAQATGYIKENFTATITIDILGNRTTAVKVTPPPAPTPEPDLTF; this is translated from the coding sequence ATGGCTAACCAACCAAAGAAATACCAAAAATTCGTAGCTACGGCTGCAACGGCTACTTTAGTAGCTTCTGCTATCGTACCAGTGGCTTCTGCAGCAGGATTCTCAGATGTAGCAGGTAACGACCACGAGGTAGCAATCAACGCACTTGCTGATGCAGGTATCATCAATGGATACGCTGACGGCTCATTCAAACCAAACCAAACAATTAACCGCGGTCAAGTGGTTAAATTATTAGGTCGTTATTTAGAAGCACAAGGCCAAGAAATTCCAGCTGACTGGAATACAAAACAACACTTCAACGATCTACCAACAACAGCTGAAGCTGAACTAGTTAAATATGCTGCACTTGCAAAAGATGCAGGCGTATTCAACGGTTCAAACGGCAACTTAAACGCTGCTCAAACTATGCAACGTCAACAAATGGCAGTAGTTTTAGTACGTGCTATTAAAGAAATCGCTGGCGTAGACTTAGTTGCTGACTACAAAAAAGCTGGTTTCGTAACTGAAATCTCTGACCTAGAAAAAGCTTACTCTGCTGAACAACGCAATGCTATCGTTGCTTTAGAATACGCTGGTATCACTAACGTATCTAACTTCAACCCAGGTAACAGCGTAACTCGCGGACAATTCGCTTCATTCTTATACCGCACAATCGAAAACGTTATTAACACTCCTGAAGCTGGTGTTGCTGCAGTTAAAGCTATCAACAACACAACTGTTGAAGTGACATTCGACGAAGAAGTGGACAACGTACAAGCTCTTAACTTCTTAATCTCTGATCTTGAAGTTAAAAACGCTGCTGTTAAACAAACAAACAAAAAAGTTGTTGTTTTAACAACTGCTGCTCAAACAGCTGACAAAGAGTACACTGTATCTCTTGGCGAAGACAAAATCGGTACATTCAAAGGTATCGCTGCTGTAATCCCAACTAAAGTTGATTTAGTTGAAAAATCAGTACAAGGTAAACTAGGCCAACAAGTAACTGTTAAAGCTCAAGTAACTGTTGCTGAAGGTCAAACTAAAGCTGGTATCCCAGTAACGTTCTTTATCCCAGGTTCTGCTAATGGCGTGAAAACTCCAGTAACAGTTGAAGCTTTAACAAACGACGAAGGTATCGCTTCTTATACTTACACTCGTTATGCTGCAACGAACGACACTGTAACTGTATACGCTAACGGTGACCGTTCTAAATTCTCAACTGGTTATGTATTCTGGGCAGTTGACACAACTTTAGAAATTACTGAAGTTACTACTGGTTCTACTATCAACAACGGTGCGAACAAAACTTACAAAGTAACTTACAAACACCCAGAAACTGGTAAACCAGTATCAGGTAAAGTACTTAACGTTTCTGTAAAAGAAAACATTGACGTAACTGTTGATAAATTACAAAATGTTACTGTTAACGGTCTTGCTGTAGTTCAAACTAGCGATAACAACACTAGAGCTGCACAAATCACAACTGATTCTAAAGGTGAAGCTACATTCACAGTTTCAGGTTCTAACGCTGAAGTAACTCCAGTAGTATTTGAAGCGACTCCAGTAACAGTGACTAATGCAAATGGAACAGTTACAACAACTGGTTACACTCAAAAATACACTGCAGATACATTACAAGCTTCTGCTGCTAAGGTGACATTCGGTGCTGTGCAAGCTGCTTATTCTCTTGAATTAACTCGTGATGGTGGCGAAGTTTCGGCTACTGGTGTTTTAAACGGCCGTAAATATAACCTAGTAGTGAAAGATAAAGATGGTAAACTAGCTGCTAACGAAATAGTTAACATTGCATTTAATGAAGATCTTGACGGAGTAATTTCTACAGTTACTTCTGCACAATTCGTAAAAATCGAGAACGGTAAACAAGTTGGCTACGGTGGTAAAAAAATTACTGTTAAAACAAACGCTAAAGGTGAAGCTAGCTTTGTAATCTCAAGTGATGCTGTAAACTCTTATGCTACACCAATTGCTTGGATTGACATTAATAACCAAAGCGGTAAAGATGCAAACTTGGACAAAGGAGAACCTTCTGCAATTGCACCAATTTCATACTTCCAAGCACCATATTTAGATGGTTCTAAGTTAGTATCTTACAAAGGTAATACAACTACTGAAACTGACAAGTTTGCTGGTGGTGATACTGCAACATTCAAAGTACAACTTACAAACCAAAGTGGTAAAGTAGTACCGAATTCTGGTTACACAACTAAGGATGTTACGTACACTGTTTACAACACCGGTGCAAACAATCTAAAAGTTGGCGATGTAGAAATCGCTCCAAACCGTGTGTATACAGTAGTTGCGCCGACTGGTGAAATCGCTGTTACTTCAGTAGATGGTAAAACTTCTTCTGTGAAGGTTCTTGCTACTGGTGTAGCTAAAGAAGTTAACGGTAACAAAGAATTCGCATTTACTTCAAAAGAAGCAACTGCAACATTCACTTCTACATCTGAAATAACAAATCTATTTACTGGTGACATTCATTCATTCGATACAGATAAAGAGACTGTCGTATTTACTGATGGTTCTATTCTAAAAAATGCTGTGAAATATGCGGGTGAAACTGATAAAACATATGTATACAGAAACGTTAATGGTGCACCAATTTCTAAAAATCAGTTTGTAAATATTCTTAAGGAAGCAATTACAGGCGTAAAAGTAACATATGAAGTAAAAGATAATACTGTATCATTCTTTGTTCTTTCTATTAATGCTGGTGGAACTAAGCCGATTGATACTGTTGGAGGAAATGCAAATAATGTGGCTGCTGTTAATACAGCAAAAGGCAAAGTTACAGTAGCACCTTCTTTAGCTACAGTTGCTGCTACAGATACTGCCGAATATAAACTTACAGCTGTAAAAGAATATGTAACAAAAGAAGTAAATGATTCTTCAATAAATGTAGCGGTAGTAGAAACTTCTATTACTGGAACTTATACAGTTACATTATCAAAAGGGTCAAGTACAGCTACAGTATCTGTTACACCACAATTTGGCCAAAAATTAACTGCTGATTTTATTACTTCTACAATTGCTGTGAATGGCCACAATTTAGATCTTGGTATCGTGTCTACACTTGCTGGTTTCACAATTGCTAATGTCAGACCAAGTATTGACGATGCACTTGATATTACGACAGAATATAATAATACGCTAATTACTGTTTCTAAAGCGCTTGGTGGTACTGGCGAAAATAAGGCTACTGAAGAACCTGCTAATATAAAGAATAGAACTTTAAAAATTCACTTCGAAGCTCAAGCTACTGGTTACATTAAAGAAAACTTTACAGCAACTATTACAATTGATATTTTGGGTAACCGTACTACGGCGGTGAAAGTAACCCCACCCCCAGCACCAACTCCTGAACCAGATCTTACTTTTTAA
- a CDS encoding helix-turn-helix domain-containing protein: MVPKKGQAIALGNRLKRLRHKHHLTIAGLADLLGISHSYVGFIEKGSRNASEKVLKKYADFFEVSYEELVELQLQIENPTQRENPLPLTDEILELNSLLMKLNEEFRSSIIEDFKEQIQQTLYNLLTPYDISDIKKHITKIKNDWFSESDEPQIEMKNYTGYIALSSEQLYFQLYVEHSVLHIQLLYSDRKQRTLFECWLGDCSFSYQTEENLQHISEPQKILNILWLSPNMSYRQQHEYLVTKELLSLELNYCDAKLNWFVHNYDQHNSLQDI; the protein is encoded by the coding sequence ATGGTGCCCAAAAAAGGACAAGCCATTGCTCTTGGAAATCGCTTAAAAAGGCTCCGCCATAAGCATCACTTAACGATTGCAGGGTTAGCTGATTTATTAGGAATTTCGCATAGTTATGTAGGTTTTATCGAAAAGGGCTCAAGAAATGCATCTGAAAAAGTATTGAAAAAGTATGCGGATTTTTTTGAAGTGTCTTATGAAGAATTAGTTGAATTACAGTTACAAATAGAAAACCCTACCCAGAGAGAAAATCCTCTCCCTTTAACAGATGAGATATTGGAATTAAACAGTTTATTAATGAAATTAAATGAAGAATTTCGCTCTTCAATTATCGAAGACTTTAAGGAGCAAATTCAACAGACGCTTTATAACCTTCTGACCCCGTATGATATTTCTGATATAAAAAAACATATTACTAAAATAAAAAATGATTGGTTTTCTGAAAGTGACGAACCACAAATAGAAATGAAAAACTACACGGGCTATATTGCCTTATCGAGTGAGCAATTATATTTTCAATTATATGTAGAGCACAGTGTACTGCATATTCAGTTATTATATAGCGATAGAAAACAACGAACGCTTTTTGAATGTTGGTTAGGTGATTGCTCCTTTTCCTATCAGACTGAGGAAAATTTGCAGCACATTAGTGAACCTCAGAAAATATTAAATATACTATGGCTAAGTCCTAATATGTCCTATCGACAACAACATGAATATTTAGTAACAAAAGAGCTACTTTCTTTGGAGTTAAATTATTGCGATGCAAAACTAAATTGGTTTGTTCATAATTACGATCAGCATAATTCACTGCAAGACATATAA
- a CDS encoding tyrosine-type recombinase/integrase, whose translation MIFHSDFDLPKYSKKFLQHLKRKYYSEETIIGYENDIKKFSSFIYQLYDGHILTEEISKDDILEYLDFLGNQDYKPSSISRYFYGVKAFFKYLVIELDFRVDPTIGISTRIVYVPLPEILDMDEMALVMSTAKEYSEFYHVLISLLYYTGSRITAARTLLKENVDIKNNKIYFPRIKGGRDLHLPLHPKLHQILKDYLHNTKDNGSDYLFPSPVSRNMPISGVEIRIKLKKIGSQCNITKRLTPHVIRHCTATHLTLLGVDQHYIATLLGHTDSRSTARYQHLKVDDLRSAMKKLK comes from the coding sequence TTGATTTTCCATTCAGACTTTGACTTACCTAAGTACTCAAAAAAGTTTCTTCAACATCTAAAAAGAAAGTACTATTCAGAAGAAACCATTATTGGCTATGAAAATGATATAAAAAAATTCTCCTCTTTTATTTACCAATTATATGATGGTCACATATTAACAGAAGAAATATCGAAAGATGACATCCTAGAATATCTAGATTTTTTAGGTAATCAAGATTATAAACCTAGCTCGATTAGTCGATATTTTTATGGTGTGAAGGCATTTTTCAAATATCTTGTTATCGAGTTAGACTTTAGGGTGGATCCAACAATTGGCATATCTACTCGAATTGTTTACGTCCCTTTACCAGAAATATTAGATATGGATGAAATGGCATTAGTAATGTCTACAGCAAAAGAATACTCTGAGTTTTACCATGTATTAATCAGTTTACTTTACTATACGGGTTCAAGAATAACTGCTGCTCGAACATTGTTAAAGGAAAATGTTGATATAAAAAATAATAAAATATACTTCCCACGGATTAAAGGCGGAAGAGATCTTCATTTACCATTACATCCTAAATTGCATCAAATATTGAAAGATTATTTACACAATACAAAAGACAACGGATCAGACTATTTATTCCCATCTCCCGTAAGCCGTAACATGCCAATAAGCGGTGTAGAAATACGCATCAAATTAAAAAAAATCGGTTCACAATGCAATATTACAAAACGCTTAACACCCCATGTCATCCGTCACTGTACCGCAACACATTTAACACTACTCGGTGTAGATCAACATTATATTGCTACTTTGCTTGGACATACTGACTCTCGCTCCACTGCACGATATCAACATTTGAAAGTAGATGATTTGAGATCAGCTATGAAAAAGTTGAAATGA
- the tnpA gene encoding IS200/IS605 family transposase produces MDIKSLEHTTWNCKYHIVFVPKYRRQVIYRQIKAEIGRILRQLCERKGVEIVEAAACADHIYMFVNIPPKLSISAFMGYLKGKSSVMIFDRHASLKYQLENRQFWCRGYLVDTVGRNQKVISKYIKRQLQEDIRYDQITMNEIINPYKFE; encoded by the coding sequence ATGGATATTAAGAGTTTAGAACATACAACATGGAATTGTAAGTATCATATCGTCTTTGTACCGAAGTATAGAAGACAAGTAATTTATCGTCAAATTAAAGCGGAAATAGGAAGGATACTACGTCAGTTATGTGAAAGAAAAGGTGTAGAAATTGTAGAAGCAGCAGCGTGTGCGGATCATATATATATGTTTGTAAATATTCCTCCGAAATTAAGTATTTCCGCTTTCATGGGTTATTTAAAAGGGAAAAGTAGCGTAATGATTTTCGACCGGCATGCCAGTTTAAAATACCAATTGGAGAATCGTCAATTTTGGTGTCGAGGATACTTAGTGGATACAGTCGGTCGAAATCAAAAAGTGATTTCTAAGTATATTAAAAGACAATTACAAGAAGATATACGCTATGATCAGATTACAATGAATGAAATTATTAATCCCTATAAATTTGAATAG
- a CDS encoding pectate lyase-like adhesive domain-containing protein, which produces MSTAISTVKDGDTIKLTASFSTSPITISKLAHLNLNGYTLTGDVIISSNTAGTLNISAGNIGGNLTVNTANATVNNAATATGTITINNVSGNTWNENVSWNNLIFNDPDAGTKLVLGATARVASITLNRPAVVTIPTAASVGALIVNTAGSTVNNAGAIIEVEKNADVVINGNAPETVKPGPGIVTSVGTQAELESALNNTAVHNIKFTKDIATSSQILVKQANQKIDGGNFQLIAKQGMTYTNPNKSVLTVLDATGVSISNLTVDASAVNTANKWDGLYALQVYNATGVNLDGVTVKNADAGLLVNGSQVKVNAITTSGNEFGGIEVSQGKDVTSSSTLTVAGNSTHTNENISIWTVGNNATVVDLANQYKFAKDIRPGKELYTNYILASENRDIPFTIIETPKSFTSKTLTNLDFSTVQATQAQLVSKPVTVGDFTGSKKDFMIRVQKGARVDDIPVTVSWKLSTDFSKGLAMGSVVESAIQQFYVDKDVANGDSQYTELMSRPVMATGNYENDQFYIGTFSTGSQATITLLGNDWAYFFDNNQAHGTDVDTSKNRTFTISDETNTVTINLASNFATIDDLVKYINNRLKNADVKANAEKVGTAQFKITCTSNQGNLIIDGLNKNDFFE; this is translated from the coding sequence TTGTCTACAGCAATCTCAACTGTTAAAGATGGAGACACTATTAAATTAACAGCTTCTTTCTCTACTAGCCCCATCACTATTAGTAAATTAGCACACTTAAATTTAAATGGTTATACTTTGACAGGTGATGTAATAATCTCTAGCAATACAGCAGGAACGCTAAATATCTCTGCAGGAAATATTGGTGGTAATTTAACAGTAAATACTGCTAATGCTACTGTAAATAATGCTGCAACTGCTACTGGAACTATCACAATCAATAATGTAAGTGGAAACACATGGAATGAGAATGTATCATGGAATAACTTAATATTCAATGATCCAGATGCAGGTACAAAACTTGTATTAGGTGCAACTGCACGTGTGGCAAGTATTACATTAAATAGACCTGCTGTAGTAACAATTCCTACTGCTGCTTCTGTTGGGGCATTAATAGTGAATACCGCAGGATCAACAGTGAATAATGCTGGAGCGATTATCGAAGTAGAAAAAAATGCGGATGTTGTAATTAACGGAAATGCACCTGAAACGGTTAAGCCAGGTCCAGGTATTGTTACATCGGTAGGAACTCAAGCCGAATTAGAAAGTGCTCTAAACAATACAGCAGTTCACAACATTAAATTCACTAAAGATATTGCAACTTCATCACAAATTCTTGTAAAACAAGCAAATCAAAAGATTGATGGTGGAAACTTTCAGTTAATTGCTAAGCAAGGTATGACTTACACAAATCCAAACAAATCAGTGTTAACGGTTCTAGATGCAACAGGTGTTTCAATTTCAAACCTTACTGTAGACGCATCGGCTGTAAATACTGCCAACAAGTGGGATGGACTCTACGCTCTTCAAGTGTATAATGCAACTGGCGTCAACCTTGATGGTGTCACAGTTAAAAATGCAGATGCAGGGCTGTTAGTAAATGGTTCACAAGTGAAGGTCAATGCCATCACGACATCTGGTAACGAGTTTGGGGGTATTGAAGTATCACAAGGAAAAGATGTTACTTCATCTTCTACATTAACTGTTGCTGGAAACAGTACACATACGAATGAAAATATCTCCATTTGGACAGTTGGTAATAATGCAACTGTAGTAGATTTAGCGAACCAATATAAATTTGCTAAAGATATTAGACCAGGCAAAGAGTTATATACAAACTATATTCTTGCTTCAGAAAATAGAGATATACCTTTTACAATAATAGAGACGCCAAAGAGTTTTACAAGTAAAACACTAACAAATCTAGATTTTTCTACTGTACAAGCAACACAAGCACAACTAGTTAGTAAACCCGTTACAGTAGGTGATTTTACTGGTAGTAAAAAAGATTTTATGATTCGTGTGCAAAAAGGAGCACGAGTGGATGATATTCCTGTAACTGTTTCTTGGAAGTTATCAACTGATTTCTCAAAAGGATTAGCGATGGGAAGTGTAGTAGAAAGTGCAATTCAACAATTTTATGTTGATAAAGACGTGGCGAATGGCGATTCACAATATACGGAGTTAATGTCTCGCCCAGTAATGGCGACAGGGAATTATGAAAATGACCAATTTTATATAGGGACATTTTCTACAGGTTCTCAGGCAACAATTACATTACTAGGAAACGATTGGGCGTATTTCTTTGATAATAATCAAGCGCATGGAACAGATGTCGATACATCTAAAAATCGTACATTTACAATTAGTGATGAAACAAATACAGTAACAATTAATTTGGCTTCTAATTTTGCGACGATTGATGACTTAGTAAAATATATAAATAATCGTCTGAAAAATGCAGATGTAAAAGCAAATGCAGAAAAAGTAGGTACTGCACAATTTAAAATTACATGTACATCAAATCAAGGAAACTTAATAATTGATGGTTTAAACAAAAATGATTTCTTTGAATAA
- a CDS encoding S-layer homology domain-containing protein has protein sequence MANQPKKYKKFVATAATATLVASAIVPVASAAGFSDVAGNDHEVAINALADAGIINGYADGSFKPNQTINRGQVVKLLGRYLEAQGQEIPADWNTKQRFNDLPTTAEAELVKYAALAKDAGVFNGSNGNLNAAQTMQRQQMAVVLVRAIKEIAGVDLVADYKKAGFVTEISDLEKAYSAEQRNAIVALEYAGITNVSNFNPGNSVTRGQFASFLYRTIENVINTPEAGVAAVKAINNTTVEVTFDEEVDNVQALNFLISDLEVKNAAVKQTNKKVVVLTTAAQTADKEYTVSLGEDKIGTFKGIAAVIPTKVDLVEKSVQGKLGQQVTVKAQVTVAEGQTKAGIPVTFNVPGNNNDAVNPTLTGEAVTNDEGIATYTYTRYSAKDDTVTAYATGDRSKFSIGYVFWGVEQILTVDEVTEGTTINNGANKTYKVTYKNPTTGKPEANKTFNVGFLENMNVTTDKVANATVNGVQALQLSNGTLLDAAQITTDSKGEATFTVSGSNAEATPVVYELHSTTGGTSSKTYVASALQSAAKKVTFSAIQSAYTIELTRDGGEVAATGWQNGRVYKVLVKDKDGKIAANEVVNVALNEDVDGIIATDSKNAEFITFDNDGEQTGYAGKQITVKTNAKGEATFAISSPYSNQYATPVAWIDINTSNAVNGKLDKGEPTTVATISYFADEYLDGASLTVYKGTKKATKFEGLEVAEFKSDLVNQSGQTFGGIAPITKASYTVFNTGANNVLVYDENGANPVVVSPNRSLTITYNNGANLKVRAEENKSSAVRVVATGVARYNGKDFAFTAKEATATFTSTTAVADTFTGEVAAITTEGLTYVGKAIEKFSSTTKFFGGNGAEIFGAQNFINEIQNLTAGGTKSVNVTLIKDADGNKTFKVVSTGSGTAPVTSNEIYVTDVAVAPVGDTFKIGDTVSVTLTFSGNVNIANGQTVAYGGQTLATTGATNSKTAVFTATLTAGTDIAATAIAATSLVATDAVGTKTFTTNLKAATNADVKKAFDLTAPTVTSVLPKDGALLGSTTLVFSEALSPASRTAVENLVKTAVTPNADTNVAVAFAADNKTLNVTLTLKVAGTGTLGATLAPLAPVANFTVTDVAGNSSAVLVAGDLQTP, from the coding sequence ATGGCTAACCAACCAAAGAAATACAAAAAATTCGTAGCTACGGCTGCAACGGCTACTTTAGTAGCTTCTGCTATCGTACCAGTGGCTTCTGCAGCAGGATTCTCAGATGTAGCAGGTAACGACCACGAGGTAGCAATCAACGCACTTGCTGATGCAGGTATCATCAATGGATACGCTGACGGCTCATTCAAACCAAACCAAACAATTAACCGCGGTCAAGTGGTTAAATTATTAGGTCGTTATTTAGAAGCACAAGGCCAAGAAATTCCAGCTGACTGGAATACAAAACAACGCTTCAACGATCTACCAACAACAGCTGAAGCTGAACTAGTTAAATATGCTGCACTTGCAAAAGATGCAGGCGTATTCAACGGTTCAAACGGCAACTTAAACGCTGCTCAAACTATGCAACGTCAACAAATGGCAGTAGTTTTAGTACGTGCTATTAAAGAAATCGCTGGCGTAGACTTAGTTGCTGACTACAAAAAAGCTGGTTTCGTAACTGAAATCTCTGACCTAGAAAAAGCTTACTCTGCTGAACAACGCAATGCTATCGTTGCTTTAGAATACGCTGGTATCACTAACGTATCTAACTTCAACCCAGGTAACAGCGTAACTCGCGGACAATTCGCTTCATTCTTATACCGCACAATCGAAAACGTTATTAACACTCCTGAAGCTGGTGTTGCTGCAGTTAAAGCTATCAACAACACAACTGTTGAAGTGACATTCGACGAAGAAGTGGACAACGTACAAGCTCTTAACTTCTTAATCTCTGATCTTGAAGTTAAAAACGCTGCTGTTAAACAAACAAACAAAAAAGTTGTTGTTTTAACAACTGCTGCTCAAACAGCTGACAAAGAGTACACTGTATCTCTTGGCGAAGACAAAATCGGTACATTCAAAGGTATCGCTGCTGTAATCCCAACTAAAGTTGATTTAGTTGAAAAATCAGTACAAGGTAAACTAGGCCAACAAGTAACTGTTAAAGCTCAAGTAACTGTTGCTGAAGGTCAAACTAAAGCTGGTATCCCAGTAACGTTTAATGTTCCTGGTAACAATAACGACGCAGTTAACCCAACGCTTACTGGTGAAGCTGTAACTAACGATGAAGGTATCGCTACTTACACTTACACTCGTTACTCTGCAAAAGATGATACTGTTACTGCATATGCTACAGGTGACCGTTCTAAATTCTCAATCGGTTATGTATTCTGGGGCGTAGAGCAAATCTTAACAGTTGATGAAGTAACAGAAGGTACAACAATCAATAATGGTGCAAATAAAACTTATAAAGTGACTTATAAAAACCCAACAACTGGTAAACCAGAAGCGAACAAAACGTTTAACGTTGGATTCTTAGAAAATATGAATGTAACTACAGATAAAGTTGCAAATGCTACTGTTAATGGAGTTCAAGCTTTACAATTAAGTAATGGTACTCTATTAGATGCTGCTCAAATTACTACAGATTCAAAAGGTGAAGCAACATTTACAGTTTCAGGTTCAAACGCTGAAGCAACTCCAGTAGTTTATGAATTACATTCAACTACAGGTGGAACTTCAAGCAAAACTTACGTAGCTTCAGCTTTACAATCGGCAGCTAAAAAAGTTACATTCTCAGCAATCCAATCTGCATACACTATTGAACTTACTCGTGATGGTGGAGAAGTAGCTGCAACTGGTTGGCAAAATGGTCGAGTTTACAAAGTTCTTGTTAAAGACAAAGACGGTAAAATTGCTGCTAATGAAGTGGTGAATGTTGCTTTAAATGAAGATGTGGATGGAATTATTGCTACTGATTCAAAAAATGCTGAATTCATAACTTTTGATAATGATGGCGAACAAACTGGATATGCTGGTAAACAAATTACAGTTAAAACTAATGCTAAAGGTGAAGCAACGTTTGCAATTTCTAGTCCTTATTCAAACCAATATGCAACGCCAGTAGCATGGATTGATATTAATACTTCTAATGCTGTAAATGGAAAATTAGACAAAGGTGAACCAACAACTGTTGCTACAATTTCTTACTTTGCTGATGAGTACTTAGATGGCGCATCTCTAACTGTTTATAAAGGCACTAAAAAAGCAACTAAATTTGAAGGTTTAGAAGTTGCAGAGTTTAAATCAGATTTAGTAAACCAGAGTGGTCAAACATTTGGTGGAATTGCTCCTATTACTAAAGCATCTTATACTGTATTCAATACAGGTGCTAATAACGTATTAGTATATGATGAAAATGGTGCTAATCCAGTAGTTGTATCACCAAACCGTAGTTTAACAATTACTTATAACAATGGTGCAAACTTAAAAGTTCGTGCTGAAGAAAACAAATCAAGTGCTGTACGTGTTGTAGCAACAGGTGTTGCAAGATATAATGGTAAAGACTTTGCATTTACTGCTAAAGAAGCGACTGCAACATTTACTTCAACAACTGCAGTAGCTGATACTTTCACTGGTGAAGTAGCAGCAATTACAACTGAAGGCTTAACATATGTTGGCAAAGCAATTGAAAAATTCTCATCAACTACTAAATTCTTTGGTGGTAACGGTGCTGAAATCTTCGGTGCTCAAAACTTCATTAATGAAATTCAAAATTTAACTGCTGGTGGTACTAAATCAGTAAACGTTACTTTAATTAAAGATGCTGATGGCAACAAAACATTTAAAGTTGTAAGTACTGGTAGTGGAACTGCTCCTGTAACTTCTAACGAAATTTACGTTACAGATGTAGCTGTTGCTCCAGTAGGAGACACTTTCAAAATTGGCGATACTGTTTCAGTAACATTAACATTCTCTGGTAATGTTAATATCGCTAATGGTCAAACGGTTGCTTATGGTGGTCAAACACTTGCAACAACTGGTGCTACAAATTCAAAAACAGCTGTATTCACTGCAACTTTAACAGCAGGTACTGATATTGCAGCGACTGCTATTGCAGCGACATCACTTGTTGCTACAGATGCTGTTGGTACAAAAACATTTACTACTAACTTAAAAGCTGCAACAAATGCTGATGTGAAAAAAGCATTTGATTTAACAGCTCCGACTGTAACATCTGTATTACCGAAAGATGGAGCACTTTTAGGAAGTACTACTCTTGTATTTAGTGAAGCATTAAGCCCAGCTAGCCGTACAGCAGTAGAAAATTTAGTAAAAACTGCAGTAACACCTAATGCAGATACAAATGTTGCAGTTGCTTTTGCTGCTGATAACAAAACATTAAATGTTACATTAACTTTAAAAGTAGCTGGAACAGGTACTTTAGGTGCTACATTAGCACCATTAGCACCAGTAGCAAACTTTACAGTTACAGATGTAGCTGGTAACTCTTCTGCTGTATTAGTTGCTGGAGATTTACAAACTCCTTAA